One genomic region from Populus nigra chromosome 8, ddPopNigr1.1, whole genome shotgun sequence encodes:
- the LOC133702343 gene encoding dehydrogenase FPY6 isoform X1, producing the protein MANQLPQISVLGAGIFVKTQYIPRLAEISHLFVLKSIWSRSEESAREAVEVAKEHFPGVECKWGDKGLDEIIQDESILGVAVVLAAQYQVDMSLKLLKAGKHVLQEKPAASSISEIETSLSSYKSICANSPGYPIWAVAENYRFEPALVESKKLLADIGKMMSVQLIIEASMNSANPYFSSSWRRNYTGGFILDMGVHFIAGLRMLVGCEVTSVSAMTSHVDTTLPPPDNISSVFHLENGCSGVFAMVVSSKTPKILWRIVGINGTVEIGRGNQGGQHGYTISFYGAGGHCKSNFYPFSGVTAELKAFLHDISQANLKKGSSYEVEPRLSFIEGARDVAVLDAMLESGNKNGALVQVKKF; encoded by the exons ATGGCAAACCAACTTCCCCAGATATCCGTTCTTGGAGCTGGCATCTTTGTCAAGACTCAATACATTCCAAGACTAGCTGAGATCTCTCATCTTTTTGTTCTTAAATCCATCTGGAGTCGCTCTGAG GAATCTGCAAGAGAAGCAGTGGAGGTAGCAAAGGAGCATTTTCCTGGTGTGGAATGCAAGTGGGGTGATAAGGGTCTTGATGAGATCATTCAAGATGAGTCAATTCTTGGTGTTGCTGTGGTTCTTGCTGCGCAATATCAG GTTGATATGTCACTAAAGCTACTAAAGGCAGGGAAGCATGTCCTCCAAG AGAAACCAGCGGCATCTT CTATTAGTGAAATAGAAACCAGCCTATCAAGCTACAAATCTATCTGTGCAAATTCACCTGGTTATCCAATTTGGGCTGTGGCAGAGAACTATAGGTTTGAACCTGCACTTGTAGAG AGCAAGAAATTATTGGCTGATATTGGGAAAATGATGAGCGTCCAACTTATAATTGAAGCATCAATGAATAGTGCAAACCCTTACTTCTCAAGCTCTTGGCGGCGGAATTACACG GGGGGTTTCATTCTAGATATGGGAGTGCACTTCATTGCAGGACTGAGAATG CTTGTTGGATGTGAGGTGACGTCAGTGTCAGCTATGACCTCTCATGTGGATACAACTTTGCCTCCACCTGATAACATATCCTCAGTTTT TCACCTGGAGAATGGATGTTCTGGAGTTTTTGCAATGGTTGTATCCTCCAAAACACCCAAG ATATTATGGAGAATTGTTGGCATAAACGGAACAGTGGAAATTGGGCGTGGAAACCAAGGTGGACAGCATGGTTACACG ATTTCTTTTTATGGAGCTGGTGGACACTGTAAAAGCAACTTCTACCCATTTAGTGGAGTGACCGCTGAACTTAAGGCATTTTTACATGACATTTCACAGGCCAACCTTAAG AAGGGAAGTAGCTACGAAGTTGAGCCTCGACTCTCTTTTATTGAAGGAGCCAGAGATGTTGCAGTTTTAGACGCAATGCTTGAATCTGGAAACAAGAATGGAGCACTAGTTCAGGTGAAAAAGTTTTAA
- the LOC133702343 gene encoding dehydrogenase FPY6 isoform X2, producing the protein MANQLPQISVLGAGIFVKTQYIPRLAEISHLFVLKSIWSRSEESAREAVEVAKEHFPGVECKWGDKGLDEIIQDESILGVAVVLAAQYQVDMSLKLLKAGKHVLQEKPAASSISEIETSLSSYKSICANSPGYPIWAVAENYRFEPALVESKKLLADIGKMMSVQLIIEASMNSANPYFSSSWRRNYTGGFILDMGVHFIAGLRMLVGCEVTSVSAMTSHVDTTLPPPDNISSVFHLENGCSGVFAMVVSSKTPKILWRIVGINGTVEIGRGNQGGQHGYTISFYGAGGHCKSNFYPFSGVTAELKAFLHDISQANLKGSSYEVEPRLSFIEGARDVAVLDAMLESGNKNGALVQVKKF; encoded by the exons ATGGCAAACCAACTTCCCCAGATATCCGTTCTTGGAGCTGGCATCTTTGTCAAGACTCAATACATTCCAAGACTAGCTGAGATCTCTCATCTTTTTGTTCTTAAATCCATCTGGAGTCGCTCTGAG GAATCTGCAAGAGAAGCAGTGGAGGTAGCAAAGGAGCATTTTCCTGGTGTGGAATGCAAGTGGGGTGATAAGGGTCTTGATGAGATCATTCAAGATGAGTCAATTCTTGGTGTTGCTGTGGTTCTTGCTGCGCAATATCAG GTTGATATGTCACTAAAGCTACTAAAGGCAGGGAAGCATGTCCTCCAAG AGAAACCAGCGGCATCTT CTATTAGTGAAATAGAAACCAGCCTATCAAGCTACAAATCTATCTGTGCAAATTCACCTGGTTATCCAATTTGGGCTGTGGCAGAGAACTATAGGTTTGAACCTGCACTTGTAGAG AGCAAGAAATTATTGGCTGATATTGGGAAAATGATGAGCGTCCAACTTATAATTGAAGCATCAATGAATAGTGCAAACCCTTACTTCTCAAGCTCTTGGCGGCGGAATTACACG GGGGGTTTCATTCTAGATATGGGAGTGCACTTCATTGCAGGACTGAGAATG CTTGTTGGATGTGAGGTGACGTCAGTGTCAGCTATGACCTCTCATGTGGATACAACTTTGCCTCCACCTGATAACATATCCTCAGTTTT TCACCTGGAGAATGGATGTTCTGGAGTTTTTGCAATGGTTGTATCCTCCAAAACACCCAAG ATATTATGGAGAATTGTTGGCATAAACGGAACAGTGGAAATTGGGCGTGGAAACCAAGGTGGACAGCATGGTTACACG ATTTCTTTTTATGGAGCTGGTGGACACTGTAAAAGCAACTTCTACCCATTTAGTGGAGTGACCGCTGAACTTAAGGCATTTTTACATGACATTTCACAGGCCAACCTTAAG GGAAGTAGCTACGAAGTTGAGCCTCGACTCTCTTTTATTGAAGGAGCCAGAGATGTTGCAGTTTTAGACGCAATGCTTGAATCTGGAAACAAGAATGGAGCACTAGTTCAGGTGAAAAAGTTTTAA